In the Campylobacter showae genome, one interval contains:
- the nrfH gene encoding cytochrome c nitrite reductase small subunit has protein sequence MENAKKKASKWVIALLAVIGLTGGFGIFTFFFANGPQHLTRDPEACINCHVMNQVYEGWSKGGHQHVTTCIDCHMPKEFVSKWLAKAKYGFLHGYAFTFLDNPVSFTASDEQKEIIQNNCIECHKDYARNSVDPRAIGDSLPGKHGQYANANEPLKCVSCHRQAGHAHNF, from the coding sequence ATGGAAAACGCAAAGAAAAAAGCGTCTAAATGGGTCATAGCTTTGCTGGCGGTTATCGGACTTACGGGCGGATTCGGGATTTTTACGTTCTTTTTCGCTAATGGTCCTCAGCATCTTACTCGCGATCCCGAAGCCTGTATAAACTGCCACGTCATGAACCAAGTCTATGAAGGCTGGTCTAAGGGCGGACATCAACACGTTACGACGTGTATAGATTGTCACATGCCTAAAGAATTCGTAAGCAAATGGCTGGCGAAAGCTAAATACGGCTTCTTGCACGGTTATGCGTTTACTTTCTTGGATAATCCCGTATCGTTTACCGCAAGCGATGAGCAAAAGGAGATCATACAAAACAATTGTATAGAGTGCCATAAGGATTATGCTAGAAATTCAGTCGATCCAAGAGCTATAGGCGATAGCTTGCCTGGCAAACACGGGCAGTATGCTAATGCCAACGAGCCGTTAAAATGCGTATCTTGTCACAGACAAGCCGGACACGCACATAACTTTTAA
- the surE gene encoding 5'/3'-nucleotidase SurE, whose product MKEILITNDDGFEASGLHALASALRELPGTRVTIVAPSTEKSACAHSLTLTRPLRFIKLDDDFYKLDDATPADCVYLALHALYKKLPDLVISGINHGANVGEDITYSGTCGAAMEGVLQGVPSIAFSQFYKNDSIEKLGFSLAQQAVKFIVPRVLNGEISLPPRQFLNVNIPAVSAREFRGYRIVPAGRRSYATHAMLHRNPRGVEYYWLGQPSNLDYEQNGESDISVLSESFASLTPIMLDMTAHASLQSLKTALKDQI is encoded by the coding sequence TTGAAAGAAATTTTAATTACAAACGACGACGGATTCGAGGCTAGCGGCCTTCATGCTTTAGCTAGCGCACTGAGGGAGCTACCCGGTACGCGCGTTACGATCGTAGCGCCGAGTACCGAAAAATCAGCCTGCGCGCACTCTCTTACGCTCACTAGACCTCTTCGCTTTATCAAGCTTGACGACGATTTTTACAAACTCGACGACGCCACGCCCGCAGACTGCGTCTATCTCGCGCTTCATGCGCTTTACAAAAAACTACCCGACCTCGTAATCAGCGGCATAAACCACGGCGCCAATGTGGGCGAGGACATCACCTACTCGGGTACGTGCGGAGCGGCTATGGAGGGCGTTTTGCAGGGCGTGCCAAGCATCGCGTTTTCGCAGTTTTATAAAAACGATAGTATCGAAAAACTCGGTTTTTCGCTCGCGCAGCAAGCCGTCAAATTTATCGTTCCGCGCGTACTAAACGGCGAAATTTCCCTACCGCCGCGCCAGTTTTTAAACGTAAATATCCCCGCCGTCTCCGCCCGCGAATTTAGAGGCTACCGCATCGTGCCCGCAGGCAGACGCAGCTACGCCACGCACGCTATGCTTCACCGCAACCCGCGCGGCGTCGAGTACTACTGGCTCGGACAGCCGTCGAATTTAGACTACGAGCAAAACGGCGAGTCCGATATCAGCGTGCTTAGCGAGAGTTTCGCCTCGCTCACTCCGATCATGCTCGATATGACCGCGCACGCGAGCTTGCAGAGCCTAAAAACCGCGCTAAAGGATCAAATTTGA
- a CDS encoding ThiF family adenylyltransferase: MSEEILDQNDRFTRSRWLFGDDFKKLQNANVLICGVGGVGGICTDALARAGVGKITVIDKDIFDITNQNRQIYSEAVGAVKVGEFAKRYECVTALQELMTPEFIANFDFSPFDLVIDAIDDVPAKIALAIKTHEKLISSMGGAKRIDPTQIKVASVWQTYNDPFAKKIRTELKKAGFKGKFDVVFSTELPRCVKLGSFMGVTACFGLNLAALAVNKIING, translated from the coding sequence TTGAGCGAGGAAATTTTGGATCAAAACGACCGATTTACGAGGTCTCGCTGGCTGTTTGGCGATGATTTTAAAAAGCTTCAAAACGCAAACGTACTGATCTGCGGCGTGGGCGGCGTGGGCGGCATCTGCACGGACGCGCTGGCTCGCGCGGGCGTGGGTAAAATCACCGTCATCGACAAGGATATTTTTGATATAACCAATCAAAACCGTCAAATCTACAGCGAAGCCGTCGGCGCCGTTAAGGTCGGCGAATTTGCCAAAAGATATGAGTGCGTGACGGCGCTACAAGAACTTATGACGCCGGAATTTATCGCAAATTTTGATTTCTCGCCATTTGATCTCGTGATCGACGCTATCGACGACGTGCCCGCCAAGATCGCGCTCGCGATAAAAACGCACGAAAAGCTCATCAGCTCGATGGGCGGCGCAAAGCGCATAGACCCGACGCAGATCAAGGTCGCCTCCGTCTGGCAGACCTACAACGATCCGTTTGCTAAAAAAATACGCACCGAGCTTAAAAAAGCGGGCTTTAAAGGTAAATTTGACGTCGTGTTTTCTACCGAGCTGCCAAGATGCGTGAAACTGGGCAGCTTCATGGGCGTAACGGCGTGTTTTGGGCTAAATTTAGCGGCCTTGGCGGTAAATAAAATCATTAACGGCTAG
- a CDS encoding Sua5/YciO/YrdC/YwlC family protein, with protein MIYLAQTDTTAGFLSKDFREINALKRRAADKPCLITTAKLSELKNLARVPAKFKNLVRRARKTTFLYPNARAVRIVKECAHEEFLRKFDWLYSSSANLNGQNFDEAWAKAAADQVVDQNFSQNASSKIYKISKTSLKRLR; from the coding sequence ATGATCTATTTGGCGCAGACCGATACGACGGCTGGATTTTTGAGCAAGGATTTTCGCGAGATAAACGCGCTAAAACGCCGAGCCGCAGACAAACCCTGTCTCATAACGACGGCAAAGCTTAGCGAGCTAAAAAATCTCGCTCGCGTGCCCGCTAAATTTAAAAATTTAGTGCGCCGCGCGAGGAAAACGACCTTTTTATATCCGAACGCTAGAGCCGTGCGCATCGTGAAAGAGTGCGCCCATGAGGAGTTTTTACGTAAATTTGACTGGCTCTACTCCAGTAGCGCAAATTTAAACGGGCAAAACTTCGACGAAGCCTGGGCAAAAGCGGCGGCGGATCAGGTCGTGGATCAAAATTTCAGCCAAAACGCAAGCTCGAAAATATATAAAATTTCAAAAACGAGCCTAAAACGGCTGAGGTAG
- a CDS encoding DMT family transporter, translating to MKNLVKSEFFGVFITLLGGVLWGFSSVCGQYLFTQKGVSADWLVPYRLGLAGLAMVAYYIARSPRLAFAPLKDRVLLPQLLIYAFFGLMMTQYSYFCGVELSNAAVATVIQYSAPALILAVVCFLERRVPKKVELIALIFAVLGVVLLATHGDLGSLVISAEALVWCLISALGVVIYSLIPTKLNQKYPVALNLGWGMVIGGSALALYTRVWQLGGVSDAQGFAALAAVVILGTICAFSFYMTGLKIIGASRASMIACIEPVSAAAFAYFWLGTEFVFLDFAGFTLIISCIFLLAKDRKKA from the coding sequence ATGAAAAATCTAGTAAAAAGCGAATTTTTTGGCGTATTTATCACGCTTCTTGGCGGCGTATTATGGGGATTTAGCAGTGTTTGCGGGCAGTATCTGTTCACGCAAAAAGGCGTCAGCGCCGACTGGCTCGTGCCCTACCGCCTAGGCCTCGCCGGGCTTGCGATGGTGGCGTATTACATCGCTCGCTCGCCGCGCCTAGCCTTTGCGCCGCTAAAAGATCGCGTGCTTTTGCCGCAGCTGCTCATCTACGCGTTTTTTGGGCTTATGATGACGCAGTATTCGTACTTTTGCGGTGTCGAGCTCTCAAACGCCGCCGTCGCGACCGTGATCCAGTACTCCGCGCCCGCGCTCATCCTCGCCGTCGTTTGCTTTTTAGAACGACGCGTGCCTAAAAAGGTTGAGCTCATCGCGCTCATTTTCGCGGTGCTGGGCGTCGTGCTGCTCGCCACCCACGGCGATCTTGGCTCGCTCGTTATCAGCGCGGAAGCGCTGGTTTGGTGCCTCATTAGCGCGCTTGGCGTCGTGATTTATAGTCTCATCCCCACGAAGCTAAATCAAAAATACCCCGTCGCGCTAAATTTAGGCTGGGGCATGGTCATCGGCGGCAGCGCGCTCGCGCTTTACACGCGGGTTTGGCAGCTAGGCGGCGTGAGCGACGCGCAGGGCTTTGCGGCGCTTGCGGCGGTGGTGATTTTAGGCACGATATGCGCGTTTAGCTTTTACATGACGGGGCTAAAGATAATAGGCGCGAGCAGGGCGAGCATGATCGCGTGCATCGAGCCGGTTAGCGCAGCGGCGTTTGCCTATTTTTGGCTGGGGACGGAGTTCGTGTTTCTTGATTTCGCGGGCTTTACGCTCATTATCTCGTGCATATTTTTGCTGGCTAAAGATAGAAAAAAGGCGTAA
- a CDS encoding DNA-methyltransferase, whose product MFKLADDFKLFKGDCFNILPKFKGEFDLIFADPPYFLSNDGLSIQNGQIVSVNKGEWDKSYGIDEIDKFNLEWLALAKDALTNNGSIMISGTYHNIFSIGRALQKLDYKILNVITWAKTNPPPNFSCRYLTHGSEQIIWARKSEKFKHIFNYELMKKLNNDKQMRDVWNLPAIAPWEKACGKHPTQKPLPLLVRLILMASTQNSVVCDPFAGSATTGIAANLLGRKFVGIEKEREFIEISINRKSELDANFDLFRRRILDINKLD is encoded by the coding sequence ATGTTTAAGTTAGCCGATGATTTTAAGCTTTTTAAAGGCGATTGCTTCAATATTTTGCCTAAATTTAAAGGCGAGTTTGACCTCATTTTTGCCGATCCGCCCTATTTTCTCTCAAACGACGGACTCAGTATTCAAAACGGGCAAATCGTAAGCGTAAACAAGGGCGAGTGGGACAAAAGCTACGGTATCGACGAGATAGATAAATTTAATCTCGAATGGCTTGCGCTCGCCAAAGATGCACTCACGAATAACGGCAGCATAATGATAAGCGGGACGTATCATAATATATTTTCAATCGGTCGGGCGCTGCAAAAGCTGGACTATAAAATTCTAAACGTCATCACGTGGGCGAAGACCAATCCGCCGCCGAATTTTAGCTGCCGCTATCTCACGCACGGCTCGGAGCAGATTATCTGGGCAAGAAAAAGTGAGAAATTTAAGCATATTTTCAACTATGAGCTGATGAAAAAGCTAAACAACGACAAGCAGATGCGCGATGTGTGGAACTTGCCCGCGATCGCGCCGTGGGAGAAGGCGTGCGGCAAGCATCCGACGCAAAAACCGCTACCGCTTTTGGTGCGGTTAATTTTAATGGCGAGCACTCAAAATAGCGTCGTTTGTGATCCTTTTGCAGGCTCTGCGACGACGGGTATCGCGGCAAATTTACTCGGGAGAAAATTCGTCGGCATAGAAAAAGAGCGGGAATTTATAGAAATTTCTATAAACCGCAAAAGCGAACTCGACGCGAATTTTGACCTTTTTAGGCGTAGGATTTTAGATATAAATAAGTTAGATTGA
- a CDS encoding DpnII family type II restriction endonuclease, which translates to MPEKSENICFQTEVSSRKFALNLGSDQKIFDFVIRAGGITYLIEANFYGTGGSKLNEVARSYIEIAQKIALCGGFKFIWITDGQGWLAAKNKLEEAYKSVKIYNLATLYYFIKVLKNV; encoded by the coding sequence TTGCCCGAAAAGAGTGAAAATATCTGCTTTCAGACCGAGGTTAGCAGTAGAAAATTTGCTCTAAATTTAGGAAGCGATCAAAAGATTTTCGATTTTGTAATTAGGGCGGGCGGCATAACGTATCTGATCGAAGCGAATTTTTACGGCACGGGCGGCTCGAAGCTAAACGAAGTCGCAAGGTCTTATATCGAAATAGCGCAAAAGATCGCGCTTTGTGGCGGATTTAAATTTATCTGGATAACCGACGGACAGGGGTGGCTGGCGGCTAAAAACAAACTGGAAGAAGCCTACAAAAGCGTTAAAATTTATAATCTCGCCACGCTTTATTACTTTATAAAAGTGCTTAAAAATGTTTAA
- a CDS encoding type II restriction endonuclease: MLNLLIAVRDKNTDVIATSGELTKLGTYFKSPEKIYEFCQESGLDKIFTDGKVKNLHDYVFGVEVGLDTNARKNRGGANFARTISEYLESENICFQIL; encoded by the coding sequence GTGCTAAATTTACTTATTGCCGTTCGCGATAAAAACACGGACGTGATAGCGACTAGCGGTGAGCTAACGAAACTCGGAACGTATTTTAAAAGTCCCGAAAAAATTTATGAGTTTTGCCAAGAAAGCGGACTAGATAAAATTTTTACGGATGGAAAGGTTAAAAATTTGCACGATTACGTATTCGGCGTGGAAGTCGGGCTCGATACGAACGCGCGAAAAAATCGCGGAGGCGCAAATTTCGCGCGAACGATTTCAGAGTATCTTGAAAGTGAAAATATCTGTTTTCAAATCCTTTGA